A genome region from Pseudomonas sp. N3-W includes the following:
- a CDS encoding response regulator transcription factor gives MTCNLLLVDDHSLIRAGVRALVLDIPGYAVIGEANDGSQLLEMVEQLVPDIVLLDISMKETGGLEALQRLKRVRPQSKVLILSMHTDPALIMQALESGAHGYLLKDTTATELEHALDALRNNERYLSPAIAHTVINQALTRTQKNLPELTDTHNLTARQLEILRLIVRGKSTREIANGLGLSIKTVETHRSQIMKRLQIYDVAGLVLFAVREQIISLDD, from the coding sequence TTGACTTGTAACTTACTTCTAGTGGATGACCACTCGCTTATCAGGGCTGGCGTGCGCGCTCTGGTGCTGGATATCCCAGGTTATGCCGTCATTGGTGAGGCCAATGATGGTTCGCAACTGCTGGAGATGGTCGAGCAACTGGTGCCGGACATCGTGTTGCTGGACATTTCCATGAAGGAAACCGGTGGCCTTGAAGCGTTGCAGCGACTCAAGCGCGTTCGCCCGCAGAGCAAGGTGCTGATCCTGTCGATGCACACCGACCCGGCGCTGATCATGCAGGCTCTGGAGTCCGGCGCCCACGGCTACCTGCTCAAGGACACTACGGCCACGGAGCTGGAACATGCCCTCGACGCCCTGCGCAACAACGAGCGCTACCTGAGCCCGGCCATCGCCCATACAGTCATCAATCAGGCGCTGACACGGACACAGAAAAACCTGCCTGAGCTGACAGACACCCACAACCTGACAGCACGCCAGCTGGAGATCCTGCGATTGATAGTGCGTGGCAAATCCACCCGGGAAATCGCCAACGGTCTGGGCCTGAGCATCAAGACGGTCGAAACTCATCGCTCGCAGATCATGAAGCGCCTGCAGATCTACGATGTAGCAGGCCTGGTGCTGTTCGCCGTGCGCGAACAAATCATCAGCCTGGACGATTGA
- the yegS gene encoding lipid kinase YegS — translation MSERKALLILHGKQALNEDVRLAVEGKRRQGWDMAVRLTWEAGDALRLVKEAVGMGYRQLIAGGGDGTLRDIAEAMASEFSDISLVLMPLGTANDFARAAGVPLDPAQALELLDSPSSLIDLGEVGGQIFLNMATGGFGSQVTANTSEDLKKILGGAAYLFTGLSRFSELHAAYGELQGPDFHWRGELLALGIGNGRQAGGGHVLCPQALADDGLLDISILPAPQELVGTLKTLLADGFGIDNMFVRARLPWIEIKASEGLYINLDGEPLEGNNLRFSARAKALRVHLPPDSPLLGSTTAINRPG, via the coding sequence ATGAGTGAGCGCAAGGCGCTGTTGATTCTGCATGGCAAGCAGGCACTCAACGAGGACGTTCGGTTGGCTGTTGAGGGCAAGCGGCGACAGGGCTGGGATATGGCCGTTCGATTGACCTGGGAGGCCGGCGATGCCCTGCGGCTGGTAAAGGAAGCGGTGGGGATGGGGTACAGGCAACTGATTGCCGGTGGTGGCGATGGCACGTTGCGAGATATTGCCGAGGCCATGGCGTCGGAATTTTCCGACATCAGCCTGGTGCTGATGCCACTGGGAACTGCCAACGATTTTGCTCGAGCGGCAGGCGTCCCTCTGGATCCCGCACAGGCGCTGGAACTGCTCGACAGCCCCTCAAGCCTTATCGATCTGGGTGAGGTCGGCGGGCAGATTTTTTTGAATATGGCCACTGGCGGATTTGGCAGTCAGGTCACGGCCAACACCTCGGAAGATCTGAAAAAGATTCTGGGTGGCGCGGCGTACCTGTTTACCGGGCTATCGCGCTTCAGTGAGTTGCATGCAGCCTATGGCGAATTGCAGGGGCCGGACTTTCATTGGCGTGGCGAGCTGCTGGCGCTGGGTATCGGCAACGGACGACAGGCCGGTGGCGGCCATGTCTTGTGCCCGCAAGCTCTGGCTGATGACGGGTTGCTGGATATCAGTATCCTGCCAGCACCCCAGGAGCTGGTAGGTACGTTGAAAACCCTGTTGGCGGACGGCTTTGGTATCGACAACATGTTTGTGCGGGCGCGTTTGCCATGGATAGAAATCAAGGCTTCGGAAGGCCTTTACATCAATCTCGATGGCGAGCCGCTGGAAGGCAATAACCTGCGATTTTCCGCACGTGCGAAGGCATTGCGGGTGCATTTGCCGCCTGACTCGCCACTCTTGGGTTCGACGACTGCGATCAATCGTCCAGGCTGA
- the moaB gene encoding molybdenum cofactor biosynthesis protein B, whose amino-acid sequence MKAKADVPFAPLNIAVLTVSDTRTLQTDTSGQVFVDRLSAAGHNLAARVLLKDDLYKIRAQVATWIADDVVQVVLITGGTGFTGRDSTPEAVSCLLDKQVDGFGELFRQISVADIGTSTVQSRALAGLANGTLVCCLPGSTNAVRTGWDGILAEQLDSRHRPCNFVAHLKQAAPCESRG is encoded by the coding sequence ATGAAAGCCAAGGCTGATGTACCTTTCGCACCGCTCAACATCGCGGTGTTGACCGTTAGCGACACCCGTACCCTGCAAACCGATACCTCAGGCCAGGTCTTCGTTGACCGTCTGAGCGCTGCCGGCCATAACCTGGCTGCCCGGGTATTGCTTAAAGATGACTTGTACAAAATTCGCGCGCAAGTTGCTACCTGGATTGCTGATGATGTGGTGCAGGTGGTGCTGATCACCGGCGGCACCGGTTTCACCGGACGCGACAGTACGCCGGAGGCCGTGAGCTGCCTGCTGGACAAGCAAGTCGATGGTTTTGGCGAGTTGTTCCGGCAGATTTCGGTGGCGGATATCGGCACCTCGACCGTGCAGTCCCGTGCTTTGGCCGGCTTGGCCAATGGCACGCTGGTGTGCTGTTTACCGGGTTCGACCAACGCAGTGCGCACTGGCTGGGACGGTATTCTCGCCGAACAGCTGGATTCACGGCATCGTCCCTGCAACTTTGTTGCTCATTTGAAACAGGCGGCACCCTGTGAATCGCGCGGGTAA
- a CDS encoding exonuclease domain-containing protein, giving the protein MPHWLVIDLEATTDEGGWPVTEMEIIEIGATLVDRTGRELDHFQRFVRPSRRPLLTPFCRALTHISQANIDSAQSLVEVWPLFERWLAQHHSRLEGWASWGDYDRKQLLQEWQGQQLESFLSQVPHMNLKQRFAKARRLERPLGLNGALQLAGLQFNGQQHRALEDARNTARLLPLVLDR; this is encoded by the coding sequence ATGCCTCACTGGCTGGTCATTGATCTGGAAGCCACCACCGATGAGGGCGGCTGGCCGGTCACGGAAATGGAAATCATCGAAATTGGCGCCACGCTGGTGGACCGCACGGGGCGAGAACTGGATCACTTCCAGCGTTTCGTGCGCCCCTCGCGGCGTCCGCTGCTGACCCCATTTTGCCGGGCACTGACCCACATCTCCCAGGCCAACATCGACAGTGCACAGTCGCTTGTCGAGGTCTGGCCGCTGTTCGAACGCTGGCTCGCCCAGCATCACTCGCGCCTGGAAGGCTGGGCCAGTTGGGGTGATTACGACCGCAAGCAATTGCTTCAGGAATGGCAGGGCCAGCAACTGGAGAGTTTCCTGAGCCAGGTGCCGCACATGAACCTCAAGCAGCGCTTTGCCAAGGCCCGGCGACTCGAACGCCCCCTGGGGCTTAATGGCGCGCTGCAACTGGCAGGGTTGCAGTTCAATGGCCAGCAGCACCGGGCGCTGGAGGATGCACGCAATACCGCGCGGTTATTGCCGCTGGTTCTAGACAGGTGA
- a CDS encoding acetyl/propionyl/methylcrotonyl-CoA carboxylase subunit alpha, translated as MPTLKKILIANRGEIACRIQRTAQSLGYRTVAVFSDADADALHVQMADEAVNIGPAPVQQSYLNILAIIDAALRTGADAIHPGYGFLSENAEFALACQNAGITFIGPSPEAIELMGSKRLSKIAMIKAGVPCIKGYEGVEQDDATLRREAERIGYPLMIKASAGGGGRGMRLVQNADELHEQLRTARSEALHGFGCDELILEQALIDPRHVEVQLFGDQQGNLIYLGERDCSIQRRHQKVIEEAPCPVMTAQLRQAMGDAALKAGRAVNYVGAGTVEFLLDADGQFYFLEMNTRLQVEHPVTELITGLDLVAWQLLVAEGLPLPLRQEQVQLTGHAIEVRLYAEDPAQAFLPQTGRICAWEPALQNGMRIDHGLIEGQNISPFYDPMLGKIIAHGATREEARRKLLRAVQDSVLLGVQSNQRLLASLLEHPQFISGTFSTGFIAGYFADHPCLQAQVPSVEALAIAAALFYQASARAHATPLSGWRNNASVPLHYRIGLGDQDWTVTLNAVAGEPWQVQVGERTLALQVIHFDHCQITVQIDGIRQRHAYRLDATHLWLFTRPGSLHLVDRTQLPVSTQASVSSGTLKAPMDGAIVDVLVSEGSVVSKGQLLVVLEAMKMEHPLKAGIDGVLKRLQVRVGDQVKNRQILLEVE; from the coding sequence ATGCCCACACTCAAAAAAATCCTCATCGCCAACCGCGGTGAAATCGCCTGCCGCATCCAGCGCACCGCCCAGTCCCTGGGCTATCGCACCGTCGCCGTCTTCAGCGACGCCGACGCCGATGCGCTGCACGTTCAAATGGCCGACGAAGCCGTCAACATCGGCCCGGCTCCGGTGCAGCAGTCTTACCTGAACATCCTGGCCATCATCGACGCCGCCCTCCGCACTGGCGCCGACGCGATTCACCCCGGCTACGGGTTCCTCTCGGAAAACGCCGAATTCGCCCTCGCCTGCCAGAACGCCGGCATCACGTTCATCGGCCCCAGCCCCGAAGCCATCGAGCTGATGGGCAGTAAACGCCTGTCGAAAATCGCCATGATCAAAGCCGGTGTGCCGTGCATCAAGGGCTACGAAGGCGTCGAGCAGGATGACGCCACCCTCCGTCGCGAAGCCGAACGCATCGGCTACCCACTGATGATCAAGGCCAGTGCCGGTGGCGGTGGTCGTGGCATGCGTCTGGTGCAGAACGCCGACGAGTTGCACGAGCAACTGCGCACCGCCCGCTCCGAAGCGTTGCACGGCTTTGGCTGCGACGAACTGATTCTTGAACAGGCGCTGATTGATCCGCGTCACGTCGAGGTGCAGTTGTTTGGTGATCAGCAAGGCAATCTGATCTACCTCGGCGAGCGAGATTGTTCGATCCAGCGCCGGCATCAGAAAGTCATTGAGGAAGCGCCCTGCCCGGTCATGACCGCCCAGTTGCGCCAAGCCATGGGCGACGCGGCGCTCAAGGCCGGGCGAGCGGTGAATTATGTCGGCGCCGGCACCGTGGAGTTTCTGCTGGATGCCGACGGGCAGTTCTACTTTCTGGAGATGAATACCCGGCTGCAAGTGGAACACCCGGTGACCGAACTGATCACCGGCCTCGATCTGGTGGCCTGGCAACTGCTCGTCGCCGAAGGTCTGCCGCTGCCGCTGCGACAAGAACAGGTGCAGCTCACCGGGCATGCGATCGAAGTGCGCTTGTATGCCGAAGATCCGGCCCAGGCATTTCTCCCGCAAACCGGCCGTATCTGCGCGTGGGAGCCGGCATTGCAAAACGGCATGCGAATTGACCATGGCCTGATCGAAGGCCAGAACATCAGTCCTTTCTACGACCCGATGCTCGGCAAAATCATCGCCCACGGCGCTACCCGCGAAGAGGCTCGGCGCAAATTACTGCGGGCGGTACAGGACAGCGTGTTGCTGGGCGTGCAGAGCAATCAGCGCCTGCTTGCCAGCCTGCTCGAACACCCGCAATTCATCAGTGGCACGTTCAGTACCGGTTTCATTGCCGGGTATTTCGCCGATCACCCTTGTCTGCAGGCACAAGTGCCGAGCGTCGAAGCGCTGGCGATTGCCGCTGCGCTGTTCTATCAGGCGTCGGCCCGCGCGCATGCGACACCGTTATCCGGCTGGCGTAACAATGCCAGTGTGCCGCTGCACTATCGTATTGGCCTGGGGGATCAGGATTGGACGGTGACATTGAATGCCGTTGCGGGTGAGCCGTGGCAAGTTCAGGTCGGCGAGCGAACGCTGGCTTTACAAGTGATCCATTTCGATCACTGCCAGATCACGGTGCAAATCGACGGCATTCGCCAGCGCCACGCCTATCGTCTGGACGCCACACATCTCTGGCTGTTCACCCGTCCCGGCAGTCTGCATCTGGTGGACCGTACGCAGCTGCCGGTCAGTACTCAGGCCAGCGTCAGCAGCGGCACACTCAAGGCGCCGATGGACGGGGCGATTGTCGATGTGCTGGTCAGCGAGGGGAGCGTGGTCAGCAAAGGCCAACTGCTGGTGGTGCTGGAGGCGATGAAAATGGAGCATCCGCTCAAGGCCGGCATCGATGGCGTACTCAAGCGCTTGCAGGTTCGGGTGGGCGATCAGGTGAAAAACCGGCAGATTTTGCTGGAGGTCGAATAA
- the glp gene encoding gephyrin-like molybdotransferase Glp produces MNRAGKPGKTGSLMPVEEALARLLAMAEASPIRERERLSLAHAEGRVLADDLISTLDLPPWPNSAMDGYALRLSDWTGEPMVVSQKIFAGQAPLPLQPGTCARIFTGAPVPAGADCVEMQENAEIQADERIHFTETLQPGQNIRPQGQETTVGELVLRAGTRLGPIEQGLAASLGCAELEVVRRVRVAVLSTGDELVEPGQALGPGQIYNSNRVLLCSWLQRLGCEVIDAGILADDLATTRTRLGELKDVDLILSTGGVSVGEADFLGIALREEGELALWKLAIKPGKPLTFGHFRGVPVIGLPGNPASTLVTFALLARPYLLRRQGVKDVAPLKFQVPAGFVWPKAGNRREYLRGRLENGRATIYRNQSSGVLRSAAWAEGLVEVLEDRTLVEGDYVEFIPLSEVLG; encoded by the coding sequence GTGAATCGCGCGGGTAAACCAGGTAAAACAGGCAGTTTGATGCCTGTCGAGGAAGCGCTGGCGCGATTGCTGGCCATGGCCGAGGCCTCGCCGATCCGTGAGCGTGAACGTCTGTCGTTGGCGCACGCCGAAGGGCGGGTATTGGCTGACGATCTGATCTCGACGCTGGATCTGCCACCCTGGCCCAACAGTGCCATGGACGGGTATGCGCTGCGCTTGTCCGACTGGACTGGCGAGCCGATGGTGGTCAGCCAGAAGATTTTTGCCGGCCAGGCACCGCTGCCCTTGCAACCCGGTACCTGCGCACGGATTTTTACTGGCGCGCCCGTGCCGGCGGGTGCCGACTGTGTCGAGATGCAGGAAAACGCCGAGATTCAGGCGGATGAGCGCATACATTTCACTGAGACCCTGCAGCCTGGCCAAAACATTCGCCCACAGGGCCAGGAAACCACTGTCGGTGAGTTGGTCCTGCGCGCCGGTACGCGCCTGGGCCCTATCGAACAGGGCTTGGCTGCCTCCCTGGGGTGTGCTGAGCTGGAGGTGGTACGCAGGGTTCGCGTAGCCGTCCTGTCCACGGGGGACGAACTGGTCGAACCCGGCCAGGCCCTGGGACCTGGGCAAATCTACAACAGTAATCGTGTGTTGCTGTGCAGCTGGTTGCAGCGCCTGGGTTGTGAAGTGATTGATGCGGGCATCCTCGCAGATGATCTGGCCACTACCCGGACCCGGTTGGGAGAGCTGAAGGATGTCGACCTGATCTTGTCCACGGGCGGTGTCTCTGTAGGCGAAGCGGATTTTCTCGGCATCGCCTTGCGCGAGGAGGGTGAGCTGGCGCTGTGGAAGCTTGCCATCAAACCCGGAAAACCTCTGACGTTCGGGCATTTTCGCGGAGTGCCGGTCATTGGTTTACCGGGTAATCCGGCTTCGACTCTGGTGACCTTCGCCTTGCTGGCTCGCCCTTATCTGCTGCGACGCCAGGGGGTGAAAGACGTCGCGCCGCTGAAGTTTCAGGTGCCAGCGGGTTTTGTCTGGCCCAAGGCCGGCAATCGGCGGGAGTACTTGCGGGGTCGTCTGGAAAACGGTCGGGCAACGATCTACAGGAATCAGAGTTCCGGCGTTCTGCGCAGTGCGGCATGGGCTGAGGGGCTGGTGGAAGTGCTGGAAGATCGAACGCTGGTTGAGGGCGACTACGTCGAGTTTATCCCTCTGAGCGAAGTCCTGGGCTGA
- a CDS encoding pyrimidine/purine nucleoside phosphorylase, whose product MFKVNEYFDGTVKSIAFGTAEGPATIGVMAAGEYEFGTSQREIMHVVTGALTVKLPDSSEWETFAAGSQFNVPANSKFQLKVAVDTAYLCEYRG is encoded by the coding sequence ATGTTTAAAGTCAACGAGTACTTCGACGGCACCGTCAAGTCGATCGCCTTTGGCACCGCTGAAGGTCCGGCGACCATCGGCGTCATGGCTGCGGGCGAATACGAATTCGGCACCAGCCAGCGTGAAATCATGCACGTGGTGACCGGTGCCCTGACCGTCAAGCTGCCAGACAGCAGCGAGTGGGAAACCTTCGCCGCCGGCAGCCAGTTCAACGTGCCAGCCAACAGCAAGTTCCAGCTGAAAGTGGCCGTCGACACTGCTTACCTGTGCGAATACCGCGGCTGA
- a CDS encoding sensor histidine kinase, giving the protein MYASLKSIIKWPPSRKNARRFTLLLCTCSTLGCLLVYSLSTDLPMSLLLLNIAALTCVWVGHRLSRKSIKFQPQELADRLLEVQENERHRLSRELHDDIGQLLTAAKLQSEWLKRRLPEELQDQCSTLSETLDETLAKVRDVSAILNPRQLASLGLEASLRAHLLKTLANTPVHWSLECHQRLTGIAEEMAVAAFRITQEAVTNILRHAQARNLLVRLQRLPQGLTLLISDDGQGFAPAVNPGREGQRGMAGMAERIEQLGGTLTVTSEPGKGTQIEALFPWAPRALERASTNKVMR; this is encoded by the coding sequence ATGTACGCCAGCCTCAAGTCCATCATCAAGTGGCCACCCTCCCGAAAAAACGCACGCCGGTTCACACTCCTGCTGTGTACCTGCTCGACGCTGGGCTGCCTGTTGGTCTACAGCCTGTCCACCGATCTGCCAATGAGCCTGCTGCTGCTTAATATTGCAGCATTGACCTGCGTCTGGGTGGGGCATCGCCTCTCGCGCAAATCGATAAAGTTCCAGCCTCAGGAACTGGCCGACCGCCTGCTGGAAGTACAGGAAAATGAGCGTCATCGGCTCAGTCGTGAATTACACGACGACATTGGCCAATTGCTGACGGCGGCAAAACTGCAAAGCGAATGGCTCAAGCGTCGACTGCCCGAAGAACTGCAAGACCAGTGTTCGACACTCAGTGAAACGCTGGATGAAACCCTGGCCAAGGTTCGCGATGTATCGGCCATTCTCAATCCCAGGCAACTGGCCAGTCTTGGCCTTGAGGCGAGCCTGCGCGCGCACCTTCTCAAGACGCTGGCCAATACACCGGTGCACTGGAGCCTGGAATGTCATCAGCGCTTGACTGGCATTGCCGAGGAAATGGCCGTGGCGGCCTTCCGGATTACTCAGGAAGCGGTTACTAATATCTTGCGTCACGCCCAGGCCCGAAACCTGCTGGTGCGCCTGCAACGCCTGCCTCAAGGCTTGACGCTGTTGATCAGCGATGACGGCCAGGGCTTTGCCCCGGCCGTCAATCCAGGCCGTGAAGGACAGCGGGGAATGGCCGGCATGGCGGAACGTATCGAACAATTGGGCGGGACCTTGACGGTGACCAGCGAACCGGGCAAAGGCACTCAAATCGAAGCACTCTTCCCCTGGGCGCCCCGTGCGCTTGAGCGGGCCAGTACGAATAAGGTTATGCGTTGA
- a CDS encoding chemotaxis protein CheV, with protein MAGILDTVDQRTQLVGENRLEILMFRLAGRQLFAINVFKVQEVLQLPKLTLMPQRHPFVCGVVNLRGQTLPVIDLSQAIGMRPLVPSPTSTIIVTEYNRSVQAFLVGGVDRIVNMNWEAILPPPTSAGRQHYLTAISKVDDQLVEIIDVEKVLAEIVPYNAKVSREKLEDPVLERARGREVLLVDDSNVALSQLRDTLGQLGVKMHIASDGLKALNMLKAWADTGVNMTDKLLMIFTDAEMPEMDGYRLTTEIRNDPRLRGLYVVLHTSLSGSFNDSMVKKVGCDNFLSKFQPDKLVDVVRQRLMLDEVPA; from the coding sequence ATGGCCGGCATTCTCGACACGGTAGACCAACGCACGCAACTGGTGGGTGAGAATCGCCTGGAAATTCTCATGTTTCGACTGGCCGGACGGCAACTGTTTGCGATCAACGTCTTCAAGGTTCAGGAAGTATTGCAACTGCCAAAACTGACGCTGATGCCGCAGCGCCATCCGTTTGTTTGCGGTGTGGTCAACCTGCGTGGCCAGACCCTGCCGGTCATCGATCTTTCCCAGGCCATCGGCATGCGTCCCTTGGTGCCGAGCCCGACCAGCACCATCATCGTGACTGAATACAACCGTTCTGTTCAGGCGTTTCTGGTCGGTGGCGTGGACCGCATCGTCAACATGAACTGGGAAGCCATCCTGCCACCCCCCACCAGCGCCGGCCGCCAGCATTACCTGACCGCGATCAGCAAGGTCGATGACCAGTTGGTGGAAATCATCGATGTGGAAAAAGTACTGGCCGAAATCGTGCCGTACAACGCCAAGGTGTCCCGCGAAAAACTTGAAGATCCGGTGCTGGAACGCGCCCGTGGCCGTGAAGTGCTGCTGGTGGACGACTCCAATGTCGCGCTGTCGCAACTGCGCGACACCCTCGGTCAGTTGGGCGTGAAAATGCACATCGCCAGCGACGGTCTCAAAGCCCTGAACATGCTCAAGGCCTGGGCCGATACCGGCGTGAACATGACCGACAAGCTGCTGATGATCTTTACCGACGCCGAGATGCCGGAAATGGACGGCTATCGCCTGACGACCGAAATCCGAAACGACCCGCGTCTGCGCGGTCTGTATGTGGTCCTGCACACATCGTTGTCCGGCAGTTTCAACGACTCGATGGTCAAGAAGGTCGGCTGCGACAACTTCCTCTCCAAGTTCCAGCCGGACAAACTTGTCGATGTGGTACGTCAGCGCCTGATGCTTGACGAAGTGCCTGCCTGA
- a CDS encoding MOSC domain-containing protein, giving the protein MLRLSALYRYPLKSGKGETLNQASLDKLGLVGDRRWMLVDEASGRFLTQRAVAQMSQLSALWNAEGGLTLNGPGHAPIEIALPGREAELRGVTIWRDTLRVPDAGDEAAAWVSAFIGKPTRLVQVPLERARTTEAGYGKDDDQVAFADGYPLLLIGQASLQDLAQRVGRPLEMLRFRPNLVIEGSEAFAEDGWKRIRIGDVEFRVVKSCSRCILTTIDPQTGERSDDREPLATLQKYRAQADGAMFGQNLVNDGNGRLEVGMPVTILE; this is encoded by the coding sequence ATGCTGCGTCTGAGCGCGCTTTATCGTTATCCGCTGAAATCCGGCAAGGGTGAAACCCTGAACCAGGCCAGCCTCGACAAGCTGGGGCTGGTGGGTGACCGACGCTGGATGCTGGTGGACGAAGCCAGCGGGCGCTTTCTGACGCAGCGGGCGGTGGCTCAGATGAGCCAGCTCTCGGCGCTGTGGAATGCCGAAGGTGGCCTGACCCTCAACGGCCCAGGCCATGCGCCGATTGAAATTGCCTTGCCCGGCCGTGAAGCAGAACTGCGTGGCGTGACCATCTGGCGCGACACCCTGCGCGTGCCCGACGCCGGCGATGAGGCGGCGGCCTGGGTCAGTGCATTCATTGGCAAGCCTACACGCCTGGTGCAAGTGCCGCTGGAGCGTGCGCGCACCACCGAAGCCGGTTATGGCAAAGATGATGATCAAGTGGCTTTCGCCGATGGATATCCGCTGTTGCTGATTGGCCAGGCCTCTCTGCAAGACTTGGCGCAACGGGTCGGCCGCCCGTTGGAGATGCTGCGTTTTCGGCCCAATCTGGTGATCGAAGGCAGTGAAGCCTTTGCCGAAGATGGCTGGAAGCGCATTCGCATCGGCGATGTCGAATTTCGCGTGGTCAAGTCGTGTTCGCGTTGCATCCTGACCACCATCGATCCGCAGACCGGCGAGCGCAGCGACGACCGCGAACCACTGGCCACGCTGCAGAAATACCGTGCTCAGGCGGACGGCGCGATGTTCGGCCAGAACCTGGTCAACGATGGCAATGGCCGACTGGAAGTCGGCATGCCGGTGACGATTCTCGAATAA